The Camelus bactrianus isolate YW-2024 breed Bactrian camel chromosome 11, ASM4877302v1, whole genome shotgun sequence genomic interval ATGAGATAATCAAACGAATCAATCCCATTCTGACCGTTGACAACTTAACCAAACATACTGTCCTAATGCAAAAATACGAAGAGCAGAAGAAATATAACAGCCAGGGCACTTCCACGGGTATGCTGTCAGTTGGGCATAAGTATCTTTCAAAAGTGGGAATTAAGAAAAGGCAGGGCCGGTCTATAAAGCCTCGAAGGCAGGGCCAGTCTCATAGGGAAAGACACAAAACCAGGAGTCAGCGAAGTGGGCCGCAACCAGGAAGCATTAGACGGGAGAAATACCCCAAGCTCCCGGCTACACAGCCCATCCCCAGAATTAAAAGCCCAAATGAAGCAGTAGTTCAGACACCACTTGATGAGAATCCATTAGTGCTAGGTTCTCATTTGTTTTACAAAAAGCAAATCAGTAATCCTTTCCAGGGTTTGTCTCACCGAGGGATCCCTATAACCAAAGGGTACAACATCCAGAAGACTAGTGATCTGAAACCCAGTCAGATTGCACCAAAGGGAAAGCCTTTCCAAAGGTCAGGGTCTTTGGATTCAAGAATCTTTGAGAATGAAGCCAGACAGCCATGTGCAGAACAGTGTAATGATAAATTGAGAGCAGAATCCATTTGTATGACTAACTTTACTGTCAAACCTATCAGCGATGACTTTAGAGATCCCCTCTTAAATTGCTGTCAATGTAGTGTTTTGCAAAATGATAGTAAATGCTGTTCCTTCAGGGAAAGAATGTTGAGATATGATGTGTATGGTGGAGAAAACAAGGCAATCCCTGAAGTCTTGAGGAAAAGTTATTCCCACTTTGACACATTAGAAGAGACAAAAGAAACACAGCATGTCCTGCCACCACGAGGCTCCTCTTCCTTAGACCAAGCATTCTCTGCTTGTAGATTAGTTGATAAAACAATACACCAGTTCCAAAACCTTGGTCTTTTAGATTACCCGATTGTTGCGAACCATTTGAGACAACccgagagacaagacagagactCAGAGGAAAGTGTAATGAAAAAGGTATTTGTCCAGGAAGCAGAGACTGTGAGTCCAGAAAATGAAGGGCTTTCTGATGATGACCAGGTCTTGTATCAGAAGGAAGTGGAAGATGATGATGGGGCCTGCAGTTCCTTATATCTAGATGAGGATGACTTTTCTGAGAATGACAACTTAATTCAAATGCTGCCTGGCCACATTCAGTATCCCTTTACAGGGGGAAGCAAGTGGAATCACTTAGGGAAACAAAAGGTGACTGAAAGGTCTCTGACTGGGTACATTAGCAATGTAGGTAGGTCTGAGCCTCATGCGCTTGAAGGAAATGAACATTACAAACCCACTGGGTTGCTCACTAACCCAGGTGAAGGCCAAAAACCTAATCTCTCTGCTGAAAGCTGTGTCTTCAGTTCAGGGACCCAGTCTGGTTTTAACTATGAAGAGGAACTCAGTGTAGCTAAATGTGTACAGGCTTCATCACCTGCCGATGGAAGTGTATTTGATTACTGCAACACAAGGAAAGCTGCTTCTGAGGCTGAAACTCTCCAAGACTGTCTTGGTGACACAGGAAAGAAGCCAGCTAGCTGGAGTCAGAGTGCTCAGAATcaggaaatgagaaaacagtTCACACAAAAGTTAGAACTTTTCAACACTTCACATATGCCCGTGTTGGCTCAGGAGATCCAAAATGAACTCAGTCACTTGGAAGGAACAGAAAATCATAGCATGGCAGGAGATAGTGGAATAGATTCTCCACGGTAAGTGCACATAAAAGCATTTGATTAGCCACCATCCCACAGGCATTAGTAAAATCAAGGGCAAACTGAGTTACCTAGTGGGAGACTCCTGAATAAACTTTATAATGATAGAATTCTGCCAGCCTTTACTGAATAGGTTGTTTAAAGTTACAATGAAATCTTTTATATAGTAGGACAGAGTACACTTTTAAATGTGAACCAAGATTTGACTGTTCCACTGCTACTAAATCTTGAAGTATTTctaaaaataggaaggaaagtgGTTACCATAACCCAAGCACTTCCTGAACTCAGGGTTGGAAGTGTTCACCTGTATTGCTGGCTCTACACAAGTTGAGAAATAGATGTGGCTATTTTCTACTAATACTGTCCATGCCAAT includes:
- the STOX1 gene encoding storkhead-box protein 1 isoform X1, which encodes MARPVQLAPGSLALVLCRLEAPEAATGAEEPGGHAVFRAFRRANARCFWNSRLARAASRLAFQGWLRRGVLLVHAPPASLQVLRDAWCRRALRPPRGFRIRAVGDVFPVQMNPIAQSQFIPLAEVLCCAVSDMNAAQIVVTQETLLEHLMKHYPGTAIPSQDILYTTLGSLIKERKIYHTGEGYFIVTPQTYFITSATPKENKTVLSDESPRMPTSITYLVNVESCAEFAKGNAAPISHCHSCRCFPDVCTQGAQEPPAAAEVTSKGQKGFGESKSLVQNRAVSVSEENQVCESAKPLAHRKDREKVKKFGFSLFWRSISRKEKSRTEYSSFSAQFPPEEWPVRDEDNLDNIPRDIEHEIIKRINPILTVDNLTKHTVLMQKYEEQKKYNSQGTSTGMLSVGHKYLSKVGIKKRQGRSIKPRRQGQSHRERHKTRSQRSGPQPGSIRREKYPKLPATQPIPRIKSPNEAVVQTPLDENPLVLGSHLFYKKQISNPFQGLSHRGIPITKGYNIQKTSDLKPSQIAPKGKPFQRSGSLDSRIFENEARQPCAEQCNDKLRAESICMTNFTVKPISDDFRDPLLNCCQCSVLQNDSKCCSFRERMLRYDVYGGENKAIPEVLRKSYSHFDTLEETKETQHVLPPRGSSSLDQAFSACRLVDKTIHQFQNLGLLDYPIVANHLRQPERQDRDSEESVMKKVFVQEAETVSPENEGLSDDDQVLYQKEVEDDDGACSSLYLDEDDFSENDNLIQMLPGHIQYPFTGGSKWNHLGKQKVTERSLTGYISNVGRSEPHALEGNEHYKPTGLLTNPGEGQKPNLSAESCVFSSGTQSGFNYEEELSVAKCVQASSPADGSVFDYCNTRKAASEAETLQDCLGDTGKKPASWSQSAQNQEMRKQFTQKLELFNTSHMPVLAQEIQNELSHLEGTENHSMAGDSGIDSPRTQSLISSNSVILDGLQRRQNFLQNFKSTKSSQTLTSNSLLQLTPVINV
- the STOX1 gene encoding storkhead-box protein 1 isoform X2, with the protein product MNPIAQSQFIPLAEVLCCAVSDMNAAQIVVTQETLLEHLMKHYPGTAIPSQDILYTTLGSLIKERKIYHTGEGYFIVTPQTYFITSATPKENKTVLSDESPRMPTSITYLVNVESCAEFAKGNAAPISHCHSCRCFPDVCTQGAQEPPAAAEVTSKGQKGFGESKSLVQNRAVSVSEENQVCESAKPLAHRKDREKVKKFGFSLFWRSISRKEKSRTEYSSFSAQFPPEEWPVRDEDNLDNIPRDIEHEIIKRINPILTVDNLTKHTVLMQKYEEQKKYNSQGTSTGMLSVGHKYLSKVGIKKRQGRSIKPRRQGQSHRERHKTRSQRSGPQPGSIRREKYPKLPATQPIPRIKSPNEAVVQTPLDENPLVLGSHLFYKKQISNPFQGLSHRGIPITKGYNIQKTSDLKPSQIAPKGKPFQRSGSLDSRIFENEARQPCAEQCNDKLRAESICMTNFTVKPISDDFRDPLLNCCQCSVLQNDSKCCSFRERMLRYDVYGGENKAIPEVLRKSYSHFDTLEETKETQHVLPPRGSSSLDQAFSACRLVDKTIHQFQNLGLLDYPIVANHLRQPERQDRDSEESVMKKVFVQEAETVSPENEGLSDDDQVLYQKEVEDDDGACSSLYLDEDDFSENDNLIQMLPGHIQYPFTGGSKWNHLGKQKVTERSLTGYISNVGRSEPHALEGNEHYKPTGLLTNPGEGQKPNLSAESCVFSSGTQSGFNYEEELSVAKCVQASSPADGSVFDYCNTRKAASEAETLQDCLGDTGKKPASWSQSAQNQEMRKQFTQKLELFNTSHMPVLAQEIQNELSHLEGTENHSMAGDSGIDSPRTQSLISSNSVILDGLQRRQNFLQNFKSTKSSQTLTSNSLLQLTPVINV